A single genomic interval of Suncus etruscus isolate mSunEtr1 chromosome 10, mSunEtr1.pri.cur, whole genome shotgun sequence harbors:
- the NSMF gene encoding NMDA receptor synaptonuclear signaling and neuronal migration factor isoform X2, which translates to MGGAASRRRALRSEAMSSVAAKVRAARAFGEYLAQSHPESRNGADHLLADAYSGHDGSPEMPAPPQNKRRLSTVSSGCYDGGSPPVEAVCRGPPGGSPPQPRVYTISGEPALLPSPEAAEAIELAVVKGRPPPQERHPHHHHSQPLRASPGSSLEDVSRSCQSWAGSRQASRECPGCAQPAPSPSPRQFPMDQQPHAEPTNRRKKLERMHSVDRVTDETPIRTWFPKENLFSFQTATTTMQAVFRGYAERKRRKRENDSASVIQRNFRKHLRMVGSRRVKAQSSDLQGSHCTLGDTFDDLDWETEKGLEAVVCDSEGFLPPKVMLISSKVPKAEYIPTIIRRDDPSIIPILYDHEHATFEDILEEIEKKLNVYHKGAKIWKMLIFCQGGPGHLYLLKNKVATFAKVEKEEDMIHFWKRLSRLMSKVNPEPNVIHIMGCYILGNPNGEKLFQNLRTLMTPYRVTFESPLELSAQGKQMIETYFDFRMYRLWKSRQHSKLLDLEDVL; encoded by the exons ATGGGCGGCGCCGCCTCTCGGAGGAGGGCGCTGCGGAGCGAGGCCATGTCCTCGGTGGCGGCCAAAGTGCG CGCAGCGCGAGCGTTCGGCGAGTACCTCGCCCAGAGTCACCCTGAGAGCCGCAACGGAGCAG ACCACCTGCTGGCAGACGCCTATTCCGGCCACGACGGCTCCCCCGAGATGCCCGCGCCTCCCCAGAACAAGCGCCGCCTGTCCACGGTGTCCAGCGGCTGCTACGACGGCGGCAGCCCCCCGGTGGAGGCTGTGTGCAGGGGGCCGCCCGGCGGGAGCCCCCCGCAGCCCCGGGTGTACACCATCTCCGGGGAGCCCGCCCTGCTGCCCAGCCCCGAGGCCGCCGAGGCCATCGAGCTGGCGGTGGTGAAGGGGCGCCCACCGCCGCAGGAGCGGCACCCGCACCACCACCACAGCCAGCCGCTGCGGGCCAGCCCTGGCAGCAGCCTGGAGGACGTCAGCAGGTCCTGTCAGAGCTGGGCAGGCAGCCGCCAGGCCTCCAGAGAGTGTCCTGGCTGTGCCCAGCCGGCGCCCAGCCCTTCCCCTCGGCAGTTCCCCATGGACCAGCAGCCGCACGCAGAGCCCACCAACCGCCGCAAGAAGCTGGAGAGGATGCACAGTGTGGACCGTGTGACAG ATGAGACCCCGATCCGTACCTGGTTCccaaaggaaaacctcttcagctTCCAGACAGCAACCACAACTATGCAAGC GGTGTTCAGGGGCTACGCGGAGAGGAAGCGCCGGAAACGGGAGAATGATTCCGCGTCGGTAATCCAGAG AAACTTCCGCAAACATCTGCGAATGGTGGGCAGCCGTCGTGTGAAGGCCCAGA GCAGCGATCTGCAGGGCTCTCACTGCACCCTGGGCGACACCTTCGATGACCTGGACTGGGAGACAGAAAAAGGCCTTGAGGCTGTGGTCTGTGACTCTGAGGGATTTCTGCCACCCAAGGTCATG CTCATCTCATCCAAGGTGCCCAAAGCTGAGTACATCCCCACCATCATCCGCAGGGATGACCCGTCAATTATCCCCATCCTCTAT GATCACGAGCATGCCACCTTCGAAGACATCTTGG AGGAGATCGAGAAGAAGCTGAATGTCTACCACAAAGGAGCCAAGATCTGGAAGATGCTCATTTTCTGCCAG GGTGGCCCTGGGCACCTGTACCTTCTCAAGAACAAGGTGGCGACCTTTGCCaaagtagaaaaggaagaagacatGATCCA TTTCTGGAAGCGTTTGAGCCGCCTGATGAGCAAAGTGAACCCTGAGCCCAACGTCATCCACATCATGGGCTGCTATATTCTGGGGAACCCCAATGGCGAGAAG CTCTTCCAGAACCTCAGGACTCTCATGACCCCGTACAGGGTCACCTTTGAGTCCCCCCTGGAGCTGTCAGCCCAAG GGAAGCAGATGATCGAGACCTACTTTGACTTCCGGATGTACCGCTTGTGGAAGAGCCGGCAGCACTCCAAGCTGCTGGACCTGGAGGATGTCCTATGA
- the NSMF gene encoding NMDA receptor synaptonuclear signaling and neuronal migration factor isoform X1 — protein sequence MGGAASRRRALRSEAMSSVAAKVRAARAFGEYLAQSHPESRNGADHLLADAYSGHDGSPEMPAPPQNKRRLSTVSSGCYDGGSPPVEAVCRGPPGGSPPQPRVYTISGEPALLPSPEAAEAIELAVVKGRPPPQERHPHHHHSQPLRASPGSSLEDVSRSCQSWAGSRQASRECPGCAQPAPSPSPRQFPMDQQPHAEPTNRRKKLERMHSVDRVTDETPIRTWFPKENLFSFQTATTTMQAVFRGYAERKRRKRENDSASVIQRNFRKHLRMVGSRRVKAQTFAERRERSFSRSWSDPTPMKADTSHDSRDSSDLQGSHCTLGDTFDDLDWETEKGLEAVVCDSEGFLPPKVMLISSKVPKAEYIPTIIRRDDPSIIPILYDHEHATFEDILEEIEKKLNVYHKGAKIWKMLIFCQGGPGHLYLLKNKVATFAKVEKEEDMIHFWKRLSRLMSKVNPEPNVIHIMGCYILGNPNGEKLFQNLRTLMTPYRVTFESPLELSAQGKQMIETYFDFRMYRLWKSRQHSKLLDLEDVL from the exons ATGGGCGGCGCCGCCTCTCGGAGGAGGGCGCTGCGGAGCGAGGCCATGTCCTCGGTGGCGGCCAAAGTGCG CGCAGCGCGAGCGTTCGGCGAGTACCTCGCCCAGAGTCACCCTGAGAGCCGCAACGGAGCAG ACCACCTGCTGGCAGACGCCTATTCCGGCCACGACGGCTCCCCCGAGATGCCCGCGCCTCCCCAGAACAAGCGCCGCCTGTCCACGGTGTCCAGCGGCTGCTACGACGGCGGCAGCCCCCCGGTGGAGGCTGTGTGCAGGGGGCCGCCCGGCGGGAGCCCCCCGCAGCCCCGGGTGTACACCATCTCCGGGGAGCCCGCCCTGCTGCCCAGCCCCGAGGCCGCCGAGGCCATCGAGCTGGCGGTGGTGAAGGGGCGCCCACCGCCGCAGGAGCGGCACCCGCACCACCACCACAGCCAGCCGCTGCGGGCCAGCCCTGGCAGCAGCCTGGAGGACGTCAGCAGGTCCTGTCAGAGCTGGGCAGGCAGCCGCCAGGCCTCCAGAGAGTGTCCTGGCTGTGCCCAGCCGGCGCCCAGCCCTTCCCCTCGGCAGTTCCCCATGGACCAGCAGCCGCACGCAGAGCCCACCAACCGCCGCAAGAAGCTGGAGAGGATGCACAGTGTGGACCGTGTGACAG ATGAGACCCCGATCCGTACCTGGTTCccaaaggaaaacctcttcagctTCCAGACAGCAACCACAACTATGCAAGC GGTGTTCAGGGGCTACGCGGAGAGGAAGCGCCGGAAACGGGAGAATGATTCCGCGTCGGTAATCCAGAG AAACTTCCGCAAACATCTGCGAATGGTGGGCAGCCGTCGTGTGAAGGCCCAGA CCTTTGCTGAGCGGCGGGAGCGGAGCTTCAGCAGGTCCTGGAGCGACCCCACCCCCATGAAAGCCGACACTTCCCACGATTCCCGAGACA GCAGCGATCTGCAGGGCTCTCACTGCACCCTGGGCGACACCTTCGATGACCTGGACTGGGAGACAGAAAAAGGCCTTGAGGCTGTGGTCTGTGACTCTGAGGGATTTCTGCCACCCAAGGTCATG CTCATCTCATCCAAGGTGCCCAAAGCTGAGTACATCCCCACCATCATCCGCAGGGATGACCCGTCAATTATCCCCATCCTCTAT GATCACGAGCATGCCACCTTCGAAGACATCTTGG AGGAGATCGAGAAGAAGCTGAATGTCTACCACAAAGGAGCCAAGATCTGGAAGATGCTCATTTTCTGCCAG GGTGGCCCTGGGCACCTGTACCTTCTCAAGAACAAGGTGGCGACCTTTGCCaaagtagaaaaggaagaagacatGATCCA TTTCTGGAAGCGTTTGAGCCGCCTGATGAGCAAAGTGAACCCTGAGCCCAACGTCATCCACATCATGGGCTGCTATATTCTGGGGAACCCCAATGGCGAGAAG CTCTTCCAGAACCTCAGGACTCTCATGACCCCGTACAGGGTCACCTTTGAGTCCCCCCTGGAGCTGTCAGCCCAAG GGAAGCAGATGATCGAGACCTACTTTGACTTCCGGATGTACCGCTTGTGGAAGAGCCGGCAGCACTCCAAGCTGCTGGACCTGGAGGATGTCCTATGA
- the ENTPD8 gene encoding ectonucleoside triphosphate diphosphohydrolase 8 → MGSSCKERAFTTLLVVATLSSLLTLILILVETTTILLPANIKYGVVFDAGSSHTSLFVYQWPADKENDTGVVSQSLVCQVEGPGISFYAHNPAKAGESLRDCLDQALTHIPKDKWQGTPLFLGATAGMRLLSQKNMSQATGIFEAISQVLSESPLDFWGANLLSGQDEGSLGWITINYVLDKLVKYSFTGQWIRPQEGTLVGALDMGGASTQITFLPERPIQDKSTEVTFKLYGSNYSVYTHSYLCYGRDQILNRLLVNLLQQNISDHRLQQPCYHKGYNATLALAPLYESPCVHTTAPSGLPQNLTVEGTGNPEACATALYKLFNFSTCEHPENCAFEGVYQPPVWGQFYAFSNFFYTFKFLNLTSGQSLTKVNTTIWEFCKKPWGQLEAEYPGEKNWLRDYCASGLYILTLLLKGYGFTEDTWSSISFRKQVGNADIGWTLGYMLNQTNRIPAEPPARWQAQRHSIWVASVVWAVLTLLAFLGAAIGWLLWHCG, encoded by the exons ATGGGTTCCTCTTGCAAGGAGCGGGCATTCACAACCCTGCTGGTGGTTGCAACCCTGTCCAGCCTCCTCACGCTCATTCTCATCCTGGTGGAAACCACCACCATTCTCCTGCCCGCGAACATCAAG TACGGGGTAGTCTTTGATGCTGGGTCCTCGCACACATCCCTCTTCGTGTACCAGTGGCCAGCAGATAAGGAGAATGACACCGGTGTGGTGAGCCAGAGCCTGGTGTGCCAGGTGGAAG GGCCTGGAATCTCCTTCTACGCCCACAACCCTGCCAAGGCTGGGGAGAGCCTTCGAGACTGCCTGGACCAGGCGCTGACGCACATCCCCAAAGACAAGTGGCAAGGGACACCCCTGTTCCTGGGAGCCACAGCAGGCATGAGGCTGCTGAG CCAGAAGAACATGTCCCAGGCCACAGGCATCTTTGAGGCCATCAGCCAGGTGCTCAGCGAGTCTCCTCTGGATTTCTGGGGTGCCAATCTCCTGTCTGGGCAGGACGAAGGCTCCTTAGGCTGGATCACCATCAACTATGTCCTGGACAAGCTGGTCAAG TACTCCTTCACTGGGCAGTGGATCCGGCCCCAGGAAGGCACCCTGGTGGGCGCTCTGGACATGGGTGGGGCTTCCACTCAGATCACCTTCCTGCCCGAAAGGCCCATCCAAGACAAGAGCACGGAGGTCACCTTCAAACTCTATGGCTCCAACTACAGCGTGTACACCCATAGCTACCTCTGCTACGGTCGGGACCAGATCCTCAACAGACTCCTGGTCAACCTG CTCCAACAGAATATCTCTGACCACCGGCTCCAGCAGCCCTGCTATCACAAAGGTTACAACGCTACACTGGCTCTGGCCCCCCTGTACGAGTCGCCTTGTGTCCACACCACAGCGCCCTCAGGACTCCCCCAAAACCTCACTGTGGAAGGGACAGGGAACCCCGAGGCCTGTGCCACTGCCTTGTACAAGCTCTTCAACTTCTCCACCTGTGAGCACCCTGAAAACTGCGCCTTTGAGGGCGTCTACCAGCCCCCAGTGTGGGGCCAGTTCTAT GCCTTTTCCAACTTCTTCTACACCTTCAAGTTTCTGAACCTGACCTCAGGGCAGTCGCTGACCAAAGTCAACACCACCATCTGGGAGTTCTGCAAGAAGCCCTGGGGACAG CTGGAGGCCGAGTACCCAGGGGAGAAGAACTGGCTGCGGGACTACTGTGCCTCAGGTCTGTACATCCTCACACTCCTGCTGAAAGGTTACGGCTTCACTGAGGACACCTGGTCCAGCATTTCCTTCCGCAAGCAG GTTGGCAACGCTGACATTGGCTGGACACTCGGGTACATGCTGAACCAGACAAACCGCATCCCGGCTGAGCCACCGGCCCGCTGGCAAGCACAGCGACACAGCATCTGGGTGGCCAGCGTGGTCTGGGCGGTGCTCACCCTCCTGGCCTTTCTCGGGGCAGCCATAGGCTGGCTCCTCTGGCACTGTGGCTGA